In Paenibacillus hexagrammi, the following are encoded in one genomic region:
- a CDS encoding ABC transporter permease, which produces MLIPAVVLVTIFSYGSMAGVVIAFQKFVPAKGMFGHQQWVGFQNFHTLFSMPNIGAVIRNTVIIAVSKMIAGIIVPVAFALLLNEVRNVFTKRFFQTLVYLPHFLSWVILSGILINLLSPSAGFVNILLTKLGIEPVYFLGDPDVFPVTMVITDIWKAFGFGSVIYLASLTGINPALYEAAVIDGANRWKQTLHITLPGISSMIVLMTVLGLANILNGGFDQIYNMYSPVVYSTGDILDTFVFRLGIEQAQYSLSTAAGLFKSGVSMIFIIISYLLADKFTGYRVF; this is translated from the coding sequence ATGCTCATCCCGGCAGTTGTTCTTGTGACGATCTTCAGCTATGGCTCTATGGCTGGCGTTGTCATCGCTTTCCAGAAGTTCGTCCCGGCCAAGGGGATGTTCGGGCATCAGCAATGGGTAGGCTTTCAAAATTTCCATACCTTATTCTCCATGCCCAACATAGGGGCGGTTATACGAAACACGGTCATTATTGCGGTCAGCAAAATGATTGCAGGAATCATTGTTCCGGTCGCATTCGCGCTGCTGCTCAACGAAGTCAGGAATGTATTCACCAAACGGTTTTTTCAGACGCTGGTCTATTTGCCGCACTTCCTCTCGTGGGTCATCTTATCCGGTATTCTGATCAATCTGTTGTCACCGAGCGCGGGCTTTGTCAATATACTCCTAACCAAGCTTGGGATCGAGCCGGTTTATTTTCTAGGTGATCCGGACGTATTTCCTGTGACGATGGTAATTACAGATATTTGGAAAGCGTTCGGGTTCGGGTCGGTCATCTACTTGGCCTCACTGACGGGCATCAACCCTGCATTATATGAAGCCGCAGTGATTGACGGCGCTAACCGCTGGAAGCAGACGCTGCACATTACGCTGCCCGGGATCTCATCCATGATTGTGCTGATGACTGTGCTCGGTCTTGCCAACATTCTCAATGGCGGCTTTGATCAGATCTATAACATGTACAGCCCCGTGGTATACTCCACCGGAGATATTTTGGATACGTTTGTATTCAGACTGGGTATTGAACAAGCACAGTACTCGCTATCCACGGCTGCTGGTTTGTTTAAATCAGGTGTGTCCATGATCTTTATCATTATTTCTTATTTGCTGGCTGATAAATTTACGGGATACAGAGTCTTCTAA
- a CDS encoding extracellular solute-binding protein produces the protein MKHLKHRGAMKYILVVAGMMIVVSLSACQSSSNDSEENAKGNSESADKAAVEMDSEGKYKEPITMNWAVQTAAASKLLNNETWEDNRWSRLIKEKLNIDLKVAFSADSSTDAYKNKLNAVIASGELPDVFKTQDANVFLQLAQNGQLADLTEVYNKYASDSIKEYQKRFPDSFKGASIDGKLYAIPRMNDNFHEAPFLWIREDWLKNTNSQPPKTVEEMVALAEKFAKGDPDGNGINGDTYGLALNKDLIRQNHGSILGLVSAFGVPGRDESVFYRDENGKMTFSWIQPNMKQALTVLADMYKKGLINKEFTSKDESALVEDITSGKIGMAYGSNWGTWYPYNNVYKKDGVIVHPYPIPTESGFDYKIGIESNAVGQMTMVSANYKHPEAIIDILNLYDKTVNYSTKDDYLKYWSDEQYRLSPVYIDQPGEVYAADLLKAFDKKSSEGLPPAAKPLYDYITGFEDGSLAKDDNAFGTWGQMSKSGSLPIVLNKYIPDKAIVQSVLGIQRPDVWLTNVASLDTLTITAFTDIITGAKPVDYFDTFVQQWLKAGGQQTLDELDKMYPAK, from the coding sequence GTGAAACACTTAAAGCACAGGGGAGCTATGAAGTACATCTTGGTTGTGGCAGGTATGATGATTGTGGTATCTCTGTCAGCATGTCAATCATCTTCAAATGATTCTGAAGAGAACGCGAAGGGGAATTCTGAAAGCGCTGACAAAGCTGCTGTAGAGATGGACTCGGAAGGAAAGTATAAGGAACCGATCACGATGAATTGGGCTGTCCAGACGGCAGCGGCTTCCAAGCTTCTGAACAATGAAACCTGGGAGGATAACCGCTGGAGCCGTTTGATTAAAGAGAAGCTGAATATTGATCTTAAGGTGGCCTTCTCTGCCGACAGCAGTACGGATGCATACAAAAACAAGCTGAATGCCGTCATTGCTTCCGGTGAGCTGCCTGATGTTTTCAAAACTCAGGATGCGAATGTATTTTTGCAGCTTGCGCAGAATGGGCAGTTGGCCGATCTTACAGAGGTCTATAACAAGTATGCGTCAGATTCGATTAAGGAGTATCAGAAGCGATTCCCGGATTCTTTTAAGGGGGCTTCGATCGACGGCAAGCTGTATGCGATTCCGCGGATGAATGATAACTTCCATGAGGCGCCGTTCCTTTGGATTCGAGAGGATTGGCTCAAGAATACGAATTCCCAGCCTCCAAAAACGGTGGAAGAGATGGTTGCTCTAGCGGAGAAATTCGCGAAAGGCGACCCGGACGGCAATGGCATTAATGGCGACACGTATGGTCTTGCACTTAACAAGGATCTCATTCGGCAAAATCATGGCAGCATTCTCGGCCTAGTCTCTGCGTTCGGCGTTCCCGGACGTGATGAGAGTGTGTTTTACCGTGATGAGAATGGAAAGATGACGTTTTCCTGGATTCAGCCGAACATGAAACAAGCGCTCACTGTGTTGGCGGATATGTATAAAAAAGGTCTGATCAACAAGGAGTTCACGAGCAAGGATGAATCCGCGCTGGTGGAAGATATTACGAGCGGTAAGATCGGTATGGCTTATGGCAGCAACTGGGGCACCTGGTATCCGTACAACAACGTGTACAAAAAGGATGGTGTCATCGTTCATCCATATCCGATCCCTACGGAGTCCGGCTTTGATTACAAGATTGGGATTGAAAGCAATGCGGTTGGCCAGATGACCATGGTCAGCGCGAATTATAAGCATCCGGAAGCGATCATTGATATTCTCAACTTGTACGACAAGACGGTCAATTATTCTACGAAGGATGATTACCTCAAGTATTGGTCGGATGAGCAGTACAGACTGTCTCCCGTATACATTGATCAACCCGGCGAGGTTTACGCAGCTGATTTGCTGAAGGCTTTTGACAAGAAAAGCTCTGAAGGCTTACCTCCAGCGGCGAAGCCCTTGTACGACTATATCACTGGTTTCGAAGATGGTTCTCTGGCAAAAGACGATAATGCCTTTGGCACGTGGGGCCAAATGTCCAAGTCCGGCTCTCTGCCGATTGTACTCAACAAGTACATTCCAGATAAGGCGATCGTCCAAAGTGTACTGGGGATTCAAAGACCCGATGTCTGGCTGACAAACGTTGCTTCACTAGATACGCTCACTATCACTGCTTTTACCGATATCATCACCGGGGCGAAGCCCGTCGACTATTTCGATACCTTCGTGCAGCAGTGGTTGAAGGCTGGCGGTCAGCAGACGCTTGATGAGCTAGATAAAATGTACCCGGCTAAATAA
- a CDS encoding ankyrin repeat domain-containing protein — translation MDNIQISKEVRSAIKQGDSKRCFELLGNNQNLININTPFGTWLHVAASEGQVEIVKGLVKLGVDVNIRGGVYGGGPINEAASEGHIEVVDFLLSQGAEMDVSEPERNPLFGAISNGHVKVKEPFPLDVSKPIDYVRLHYFNKDDEFMLGSQIQSNLRDKPDWNRPTYLNIPNKKSLTALSLVVYDEFMDARLRSELRSCILHTTLQSKCFN, via the coding sequence ATGGATAACATACAGATATCAAAAGAAGTTCGTTCAGCAATTAAGCAGGGAGATTCTAAACGGTGTTTTGAACTTCTTGGAAACAACCAGAATCTAATTAATATAAATACTCCTTTTGGGACTTGGCTGCATGTAGCAGCATCAGAAGGCCAAGTAGAAATTGTTAAAGGTTTAGTTAAATTAGGGGTCGATGTGAATATCCGGGGTGGTGTTTACGGTGGCGGTCCGATCAATGAAGCAGCATCAGAGGGGCATATAGAGGTTGTGGATTTTTTGCTATCGCAGGGTGCAGAAATGGATGTAAGTGAACCTGAAAGAAATCCACTATTTGGGGCTATTAGTAACGGGCATGTCAAAGTCAAAGAGCCATTTCCTTTAGACGTATCCAAGCCAATCGACTATGTCAGGCTTCATTATTTTAATAAAGACGATGAATTTATGTTGGGATCGCAGATTCAATCGAATCTGCGAGATAAGCCTGACTGGAATCGTCCCACGTATCTGAATATTCCAAACAAGAAATCATTGACAGCGCTTTCCTTGGTTGTGTATGATGAGTTCATGGACGCGCGTTTACGAAGCGAATTAAGGTCTTGTATCCTTCATACAACCTTACAGTCCAAGTGTTTCAACTAA